In Antedon mediterranea chromosome 10, ecAntMedi1.1, whole genome shotgun sequence, one genomic interval encodes:
- the LOC140061298 gene encoding UNC5C-like protein, with protein MMATSPVVFCGPSGMKFNERVLLSYKHCANIKNNNVKLVTLRTETEPDQVPSFHNLSDDNDSLMLIKGNTVTLMLPHFTGHTTMLQCEHESIPIVQEKWLDLMLFSSKIQEDEYDQQVRLYCANQTPDARYLILEDERLLNGSMCSPTTPFLFAHVSDLTVLLKTEGDWTVTGGKIKQSISRKCLVENVRVPCVYRLEYDEEKTVTSLKCQVHVTQDEREDLHGKIIDVLVKKQRSAPSRERKVPITRLVRRRLLLPYPLRESIRKKLDIPNTLGNDWRHLAYCLGYDDCIHQWEEQLCQRLIFSPTNELLNIWETTRSGDRKCDLEEIINIFESMDRLDVISDIKSWDLVPSSVTTRTKPGLFKSSAKSEPGKGFYRF; from the exons ATGATGGCAACAAGTCCGGTTGTATTCTGTGGCCCTTCTGGAATGAAGTTTAACGAAAGAGTTTTACTGTCGTATAAACATTGTGCcaacattaaaaacaacaatGTGAAACTTGTTACTTTACGAACAGAGACAGAACCGGATCAGGTTCCTAGTTTCCATAACCTCTCTGATGACAACGATTCGTTGATGCTAATCAAAGGGAACACGGTGACTCTGATGTTGCCTCACTTCACCGGACACACTACTATGCTACAGTGTGAACATGAATCGATACCTATTGTCCAAGAAAAGTGGCTTGATCTTATGCTATTTTCGTCAAAGATACAGGAAGATGAATATGACCAACAGGTTCGTCTTTATTGTGCCAACCAAACTCCCGATGCCAGATAT CTCATCTTGGAAGATGAACGTCTTCTCAACGGTTCGATGTGCTCGCCTACAACTCCCTTCCTCTTCGCGCATGTCAGTGACTTAACTGTTCTCCTCAAAACAGAAGGAGATTGGACAGTGACTGGAGGAAAAATCAAACAG TCAATTTCAAGAAAATGTTTAGTTGAAAATGTGAGGGTTCCATGTGTATATCGACTTGAGTATGATGAAGAAAAAACAGTGACGTCTTTGAAATGTCAGGTGCATGTGACTCAAGATGAACGTGAAGACTTGCATGGTAAAATCATCGATGTACTAGTAAAGAAACAG AGATCAGCACCTTCTCGTGAAAGAAAAGTTCCAATTACTAGACTTGTTCGTAGACGTCTTCTGTTACCTTACCCTCTACGGGAAAGCATCCGAAAGAAACTGGACATACCTAATACACTCGGAAACGACTGGAGACATCTAGCCTACTGCCTCGGCTACGACGACTGCATTCACCAATGGGAAGAACAGCTTTGTCAACGTCTGATTTTTAGTCCGACTAATGAGTTGCTTAATATCTGGGAGACAACACGATCTGGAGATAGAAAGTGTGACCTCGAAgaaattataaacatatttgaGAGCATGGACAGATTAGATGTTATATCCGATATAAAATCTTGGGACTTAGTACCATCGTCAGTGACGACACGAACTAAACCTGGTTTGTTTAAGTCCTCGGCTAAGTCTGAGCCGGGGAAAGGATTTTACAGATTTTAA